The following proteins are co-located in the Candidatus Melainabacteria bacterium genome:
- a CDS encoding bifunctional molybdenum cofactor biosynthesis protein MoaC/MoaB: MRDISKKITTLREATACAVLKVNPNTVNLIKENKIPKGNPLEVSKVAAIQAAKNTSQIIPYCHPLPVDFISVDFELKEDLIIVTTSVKAIYKTGVEMEALTSASVAALNLYDMLKMLDKSMEIINIKLENKRGGKSDFREAYKTPLRACVLVASDSISQGKKDDLSGRLIVDTLKAEGFEVIDYKIVSDDISQIQEAIKNYTDNLKVNLVMTTGGTGFSPRDNMPEAMLGIIEKEIPGIPEAARAYGQERTPYSMLSRGKSGIRGRTIIVNLPGSKKGVRESLDSLFPGILHAFTMLKGSGHPLQEKEIAKVK, from the coding sequence ATGCGAGATATATCAAAAAAAATTACAACCTTAAGGGAAGCCACAGCTTGTGCTGTATTAAAAGTTAATCCAAATACAGTAAATCTTATTAAAGAAAATAAAATTCCAAAAGGAAACCCGCTTGAAGTTAGCAAAGTTGCAGCAATTCAAGCTGCAAAAAATACAAGCCAGATTATTCCTTATTGTCATCCCCTTCCAGTAGATTTTATAAGTGTAGATTTTGAATTAAAGGAAGATTTAATTATTGTTACAACATCTGTTAAAGCAATATATAAAACTGGTGTTGAAATGGAAGCCCTGACTTCTGCTTCTGTAGCTGCACTTAATCTTTACGACATGTTAAAGATGCTAGATAAGTCAATGGAAATAATAAATATAAAACTAGAAAATAAAAGAGGAGGTAAATCTGATTTTAGAGAGGCCTATAAAACCCCACTTAGAGCTTGTGTTTTAGTTGCATCTGATTCAATCTCTCAAGGTAAAAAAGATGACTTGTCAGGCAGGTTAATTGTTGACACCTTAAAAGCAGAAGGGTTTGAGGTTATTGATTACAAAATTGTCTCAGATGATATTTCTCAAATTCAAGAAGCAATTAAAAATTACACAGACAATTTAAAAGTTAATCTAGTAATGACCACCGGTGGAACTGGATTTAGTCCACGAGACAACATGCCAGAAGCAATGCTTGGAATTATTGAAAAAGAAATACCAGGAATCCCAGAAGCAGCACGAGCATATGGCCAAGAAAGAACACCATACTCAATGCTCTCACGTGGAAAGTCAGGAATCAGAGGAAGAACAATTATAGTAAATCTTCCTGGATCAAAAAAAGGAGTACGTGAATCACTTGATTCACTTTTTCCAGGAATACTTCATGCATTTACAATGCTAAAAGGCAGTGGTCACCCACTTCAAGAAAAAGAAATAGCGAAAGTAAAATAA
- the moaA gene encoding GTP 3',8-cyclase MoaA, with product MNTLIDSFGRAHTYLRISITDRCNLQCIYCMPSCGIKWKEHKEILTYEEIRRIATLFVNMGIKKIRLTGGEPIVRKNIEELVEKLALINGLETLAMTTNAVLLKDKVFTLKKSGLNALNISLDTLRKERFKQITKLDSLTNVLESINAAIQAGFNLLKLNVVVMKGINEDEILDFVYFLKDKPINIRFIEFMPFKGNEWEHSRFVPYLEMKKIIEEHYELIPIHNKTTNIAKDFCIEGFQGTISFITSMTESFCSTCNRIRLTADGSIKTCLFHSPEVSLRDAIRNGATDSEVTQMIQTALILKKIGHESADELIKIENQCMIQIGG from the coding sequence ATGAACACATTAATTGATAGTTTTGGGAGAGCACATACTTATCTACGTATTTCAATAACAGATAGATGCAATCTCCAATGCATTTACTGCATGCCATCTTGTGGAATTAAATGGAAAGAACACAAAGAAATTCTTACATATGAAGAAATAAGAAGAATTGCAACACTTTTTGTTAATATGGGAATTAAAAAAATTCGACTTACTGGTGGTGAACCAATAGTAAGAAAAAATATTGAAGAGCTTGTTGAAAAACTTGCTTTAATTAATGGGCTTGAAACACTTGCAATGACAACAAATGCAGTACTTTTAAAAGATAAAGTTTTTACTTTAAAGAAAAGCGGTCTTAATGCTTTAAACATTAGCCTTGATACTTTAAGAAAAGAACGTTTTAAACAAATTACAAAGCTAGATAGTTTAACCAATGTCTTAGAAAGTATTAATGCAGCAATCCAAGCGGGTTTTAATCTGCTTAAACTTAATGTTGTAGTAATGAAAGGAATTAATGAAGATGAGATTTTAGATTTTGTTTATTTCTTAAAAGATAAACCAATAAATATTCGATTTATTGAGTTCATGCCATTTAAAGGAAACGAATGGGAGCATTCCAGGTTCGTTCCATATTTAGAAATGAAAAAAATAATTGAAGAACATTATGAATTAATTCCTATACACAATAAGACTACAAACATAGCAAAAGATTTTTGCATTGAAGGATTTCAAGGAACAATTAGTTTTATTACTTCCATGACAGAAAGTTTTTGCAGCACTTGTAATCGAATCAGGCTTACTGCAGATGGTTCTATTAAAACTTGTTTGTTTCACTCACCAGAAGTAAGTCTACGAGATGCCATTAGAAATGGTGCTACAGATTCAGAAGTAACACAAATGATTCAAACTGCTTTAATCTTAAAAAAGATAGGACATGAATCTGCAGATGAACTTATTAAAATTGAAAACCAGTGCATGATTCAAATTGGAGGATGA
- a CDS encoding molybdenum cofactor guanylyltransferase, whose protein sequence is MTKFIENQSHWQHTGAILAGGQSKRMGRPKEGVLLWDLRPMIEHVMDILQTICKSIVIVGKCEGYYPKQNKFISDRLPNLGPIGGIESLLSSNLDTEYLVVACDQPFLTQEILKFLIKDEEPEKIKLFKASGNKKINPFPGYYPASILSHVKDSIQKGRTAMHEMIVDCPSVTWIPIQESQESFLRSINTPSDLFVKIKQ, encoded by the coding sequence GTGACTAAGTTTATTGAAAATCAATCTCACTGGCAACACACAGGAGCAATACTTGCTGGTGGTCAAAGTAAAAGAATGGGTAGACCTAAAGAAGGAGTTCTCCTGTGGGACTTGCGTCCTATGATTGAACATGTAATGGACATACTCCAAACAATTTGTAAAAGTATTGTTATTGTTGGTAAATGTGAAGGTTATTACCCAAAACAAAATAAATTTATTTCTGATCGCTTGCCTAATCTTGGACCAATTGGTGGAATTGAATCACTTCTTAGCTCTAACTTAGATACTGAGTATCTTGTTGTAGCATGTGATCAACCATTTCTTACTCAAGAAATCCTTAAGTTTCTTATAAAAGATGAAGAGCCAGAAAAAATTAAACTTTTTAAAGCATCAGGCAACAAAAAAATTAATCCTTTCCCTGGATATTATCCAGCTTCAATACTTTCACATGTAAAAGATTCTATTCAAAAAGGTAGAACTGCAATGCATGAAATGATAGTAGATTGTCCAAGTGTAACTTGGATTCCAATTCAAGAAAGTCAAGAAAGTTTTTTAAGAAGTATAAATACTCCAAGTGATCTTTTTGTAAAGATAAAACAATGA